One genomic window of Planctomycetota bacterium includes the following:
- a CDS encoding glycosyltransferase family 2 protein yields MAGPDPGAIHLSVVAPAYNEADNLEPLVREITEAVAPLGKRYEIILVDDGSTDGSPEVLRSLMREVPALRVLGLEENSGQTAALDAGLRAARGTFVATLDADRQNDPAEIPRLLAMLEADECDMATGWRARRNDPWLRRVSTKIANGVRNRLTREKIHDSACGLKVLRRECITGLKLFNGMHRFLPTLVKLEGWRVVEVPVHHRPRAAGTAKYGVWNRVFRALRDCLAVRWMQRRMIRYRVTEWERDDDNMAGFGHKT; encoded by the coding sequence ATGGCCGGTCCTGACCCGGGCGCGATTCACCTCTCGGTCGTCGCGCCGGCCTACAACGAGGCCGACAACCTCGAACCCCTCGTCCGCGAAATCACCGAGGCCGTCGCGCCCCTCGGGAAGCGGTACGAAATCATCCTTGTGGACGACGGGAGCACGGACGGCTCGCCCGAGGTTCTGCGGTCGCTGATGCGCGAGGTCCCCGCGCTGCGGGTCCTGGGTCTCGAAGAGAACTCCGGCCAGACGGCCGCCCTCGACGCCGGTCTCCGCGCTGCACGCGGAACCTTCGTCGCGACCCTCGACGCCGACCGACAGAACGACCCCGCGGAGATCCCACGATTGCTCGCGATGCTCGAAGCGGACGAATGCGACATGGCCACAGGCTGGCGCGCCCGGCGGAATGATCCCTGGCTGCGGCGCGTCTCGACGAAGATCGCCAACGGCGTCCGCAACCGGCTCACCCGCGAGAAGATTCACGACTCGGCCTGCGGCCTGAAGGTCCTGCGCCGGGAGTGCATCACCGGCCTCAAACTCTTCAACGGCATGCACCGGTTCCTGCCGACGCTCGTCAAACTCGAGGGCTGGCGCGTCGTCGAGGTGCCGGTCCATCATCGGCCGCGCGCCGCCGGCACCGCCAAGTACGGCGTGTGGAACCGTGTGTTCAGGGCCCTGCGCGATTGTCTGGCCGTCCGATGGATGCAGCGACGCATGATCCGGTACCGCGTCACGGAATGGGAGCGCGACGATGACAATATGGCAGGATTTGGTCACAAAACTTGA
- a CDS encoding lipid-A-disaccharide synthase N-terminal domain-containing protein has protein sequence MTIWQDLVTKLDFWAAFGLVAQLAFTARFVVQWITSERAGKSIIPLGFWYFSLVGSTGLLVYAIVRADPIFILGQSLGSIIYLRNLMLIYRERRSVPPLEKTGS, from the coding sequence ATGACAATATGGCAGGATTTGGTCACAAAACTTGACTTCTGGGCCGCCTTCGGATTGGTCGCCCAACTCGCCTTCACCGCTCGCTTCGTCGTCCAGTGGATCACCTCCGAGCGCGCCGGAAAAAGCATCATCCCGCTCGGCTTCTGGTACTTCAGCCTCGTCGGCAGCACGGGCCTTCTGGTTTACGCCATCGTTCGCGCCGACCCTATCTTCATCCTCGGCCAATCGCTCGGCAGCATCATCTACCTGCGGAACCTGATGTTGATTTACCGCGAGCGGCGCTCCGTCCCCCCGCTCGAGAAGACCGGATCATGA